AGTGTGAAACCCTGGCACTACCaccagggagggggaagggttgcATTTGGCACAGGGAAGGAGCCAGGgtgcttcctcacacacacacacacacacacatgtactacAATGGATGAATCTAAATGAGTTGTGATTAATGAAAACACTAACCGATGGAAAATAATTTCTCTTATCCTTCTGGCTCCTCTCCTTGCCTTGAGATGGAAGTTCACACTAAGAGAGGCATGACCCCCTCTGGAGGGTCCTTTGGAAAgccaagatttgtgccagactcacTTAAAAGTTTTTGAGGTGTCTaaagcaacagcaaaagtttcattgAAATGtcttagagaggatgaccaagaataaATTAAGAAGGCAAAACAATCCCCAGTAGAATACtccttgtgtatatattttggtgATCAGAAGAAAGTTGAAAGTTGATAGATGCTTCAGAAATTTCCTACTAATGATTGTTGCAAAAGATTTagaaagataagaaagtaaaGGTACAGGAAGAGTTATAGAGGTCAGCCtccctaggcacaggctgtgtgcAGGCACActtccaggaggaaggaaaggttggccTTGGTGGCAGAGGCCAAAGGGTTTGGCCAGGCAAGGTGTCAGTGTGGTTGGCCAGGCTCACTCCAACACCTCTAGCCCTCTCACAAGTCTTTTCCTCAACACAACCAGGATATATTATTTCTAGTCCCAGAGAACATCCACTGCTCCTCAGAGAGCTTTAAGGGGTAGTGAACAGGTCCATGCATAATCCCAGTGCAGAGACATCATTCTTATGCTATGTCTACACTGATGAGGTAAGTAAGGCCTGCATGGAAGAGGAAGTATATTTGGGGCTCTAAGTGATGGATGAGCTACAGCCGTGTTCATGTGTGTGCATTCAAGGCCTGTTTTTCAGCTTGTATTTGCAATGTTAGCTGGGAATGCATCACTGTGGTGGTGCTTCTTTAAGTTGAGTGGTGAGCAGGCTGCAGCAGTGAGGTGGAATGTGTCACCACCTCATGAACACTGTGCTCTGGGCTCATTCAAGGCAGGCATAGGCTGCTATCATGTTGAGTATTCTATAACTGTACAGGGAACTCAGGGAACTCTAGGAGGAAGTCTTAGTACTTCAGAATAAATAGGTTTTCTATTAATGGAAGATAATTTTTGTTGAGAGTATACTGCTAGTGCACCAAGCTATAGAAGCTTACCTCAAAGTTGTACAACAAAAGCAAGAGACAGCCATCAACAACAAAGAGCAAAGAAAGACTTACTCATCCTCCCACGGGCAGATGTCGGTCACCTTCTGCGCAGGGTTTTCTTCCCACGGCGCCACCACGTTGGCGGCCACCCTGGGCGACGGCGGCTTGCTGCCCTCCTCTGAGGGGTGGGGGAGTCTATCCGTGTCTCGCGGGGACTCTGCCCGCATGTGGTGGGTGCCGGcggtgctgctgttgctgctggtggtgctggtgttgccgCTGCTGAGGGTGGTGCTGGCATGCCCGTGCTGCATCTGCTGGCTGGCCGGGGAGATGTGGCTCGCTGGGGTGGGGGACACAGGCAGGCCGTACTGACCTGGGAGGTGGCCGGACCTTACTGTGTAGTCAATTTTAATCCTGCGGGAGTCACTGTAGCTGGAAGAAGAGCAGGTGGATGATGGTGAGGAGGTGCCCTCGCTGCTGACGCCTTGCCGGCCCTCGTACTGAGTCTGCATGGGCAGGTTTTCCGGCTTGGAGTGGCCTTCGTTGCTGCCACAATTTACCGGCGCGTTTGTGTTCATGGCCAGATATTTTTCTTTGACTTTTGTGGCTTGCTCTACCTTGGACTCACTTTGTGCCTTTTCACTAAAGCTTGAACTATGAGTGTCAGAGGTTTGAgaatcttcttcttccacttcttcccatgGACAAACTTGGATAGAAATTTTCCTTTCACATGGTGGACGTGACATATCTCTGGTCCCCTTCTCCTTACTGATCAGAACAACTCCCACGACAGACTTGTCTGAGTGTTCCTGCTGCCGCGGCAGGGATGTACCGACACATGTGACCTGCAAGTCTCCCGCCATGATCCCGGGAGCTGAGCAGGTGGAGGATTTTTTCTCAGGCTCAGTTTCCCAAGGACAAACATCCACATCAATGGACTTGGATTTCTCTGTTGTGCGATTTGGAAGTTCTTGGTTTTCCCATGGACAAACCGAAGCCGTGGGATGACCCTCCGACGGCACTGGACCGAGACTTGGAGCTTGGGAGACCGAGCCTTGCCTCTTGCCCAGGGAGCTGACATCAACAGACTTGGAGCGGTCTGGCCTTAACTTTGGGTTTGTCAGTCTCTGGTCTGCCAACTTTGCGGGTGGAATGTTTGCTgtggaggaggacgggggagCACTGCTTTCCCACGGGCAGATGTTGGTGGCAGTGACTTCAGTGTTGTCGTCCCACGGGCAGATGGTGTTGCTCTGGCTCACCTCCACCGGTGCTGAACTCTGCTGATCACTACAGCTGAAGATGGATATTCTATTAGGTCAAAGAAAACCAGAACAAGAAATAATATTCAAAAGGTAGCTATTCTGTAAAATATATGGTTATGTAATGAGACAATGAGTTACCTAGTCTGTCAGGTGCCACTTAAGCCACAAATGTGTTTAGTACAGCACTGCATTCCCCAAGGAGTTCCCCACGtgggtgagctagagtagaaagcctTGCACAGAACGGCAGCAGTAGTGGAGGGGGCATGCACTTAGCAAGCCCTGAAAGACAGCTAGCATGAAAAGCTAAATACTGAGCTAAATTCAGGTTTTTGTGAATGCATGAAGCTACCACTGTTGTCACCTGGCATAATACATTAGGAGCTAATTGCCCAGCTATTAACTCTATTCATGAGAGTGCAGAGCTTGGCAGGCTCAAGCAGTGTTCCTCTGGCCATGAGATCTGTGAGCACAGATGCCCAAAGGATGACCAGTTTGggtctgagggaaggaaggaaggctgttcaagagtttatcagtgaaaggAATGGAGATAATGCTTAACTTTTGTATCAGGAAGGATAATGGAAAAGGGGTGACACTTTGTGAGTCTGTGTCTCACCTATAAGGGAGATCACAGTCTAGCTTGGTAGTTGTGGGGCCTCCTAAGTGTACACCTCCACTTGACTCTCCAAATGAGCCAGTGTTGCCGTGAGGACCCAGACCGGCCTGCGACACCGCCTGGTCGTCCGAGCCGTGGCGTTTGAGGGGCTGAAGCGCTTGTGACGAGATGTTGTTGGGGGCGACTGGAGTTGAGATTTTCTTTTTCCCCGGACCACCAAAGCTGAAGAACCTGCTGAGGTAAAATATATTAGTGCTGTAACACGCAAGGCACAAGTGTGGTGTAAGGACTTGCATAAAAAGCAGTCTCCTGTATGAATCAAGTCCCTTCCCAATGGTTCATCAGTTTGGCTCAATAATAAATCTAAGACCCTTTgaaagttgtagtagtggtagtaaaagtggtatagtagtagaggtaatagtaaaagtagtagtggtagtagtagtaatagtagtagtagtggtagtggtggtagtcccCTAGAAATGTATTATCCATGTGAAACTTGCCTTTAAAAACGTGCAAGAGCCTAGCTTAGAATAACAACTTTTGTCATATTAGGTAATTACACTTACAAATAATATATTGATACTAGTTCTATCAGCAATTAAACAGCCTTTTCATTTAAATTTTGACAAACTGATAAACCTCTATAAAGAATTTTTAAGCTGGTTAACATTTTTCAGCAAGTGACAAAACTACCACGGATTGGTGTTAACCCTTAGACTATGAGTGTAATCGCATGACACACCAGCAGCCACAGCCACGGCCACAGGTGTACTTACATAACGCAAGCCACACATTGCTGGAAAATTTCGGTCAATGTAGTGAACTGGGTCATATGAACTTCTGCTATTTTTATGGCTAAATTTCATCAGCTGGTAACCTCCTTGTGCCAGACATGGGAATAAACACCCATAGCCAGGGATGCAAGAGAAAACTCCACAGCCCAACATTATGACTTTATAATTGCCTAACTAAGCAAGCCCTTGATTTGTTAGGTTTTCTTCAAAGCAAAAATGACTGTAGCAGCTTCTTGTGTAACATTTGGTGGCTATAAAGACACTGTCAAACTTGAAGATACTACACAAGAAATTCCTGCAGTCTTTGGTGCTTGGTGGATGCCCTAAACAATGGGTGAGTTGCTTGGTTGGCTGCACATAAAGCCACTGATGCTGCCCCTGCGTGCTAAGTGTCTCACTGCTCCTGTGAGCCAGGAGGCTGAGGATCTATTTGAAAAGTCTGGTACATTATATATGATCATAAATTCTCTGTGATTAAATCCCCTAAAACATCATTAGTTCTCTCTAAACGTCCAACATTCAATATCAACTACTTACGTACAGCTGCTTGGAGCTGGCATATAGCGGCAAGCTAAGGCTGTGAAGGGCTGAAGCAATGGTACAAACTAGTGCAAACCCAAGAGTGTCAAAGGGAACAAACATGAAGAAAGGTTGGGGCATGCTGTGCTCCACTACGGGGCACAGCAAGGCTGGGCAGCGGCTGGAGCAAAGCTGCGTGCCACCACACTACCAAACACAAAACCATAAGGACCACATTACAGCATCATACACTCTTGTAAAAATTTAATTGTttagaaaaataattaaagttatAGTCGAAGCACCTGAGTTTGAGGTGTGCATTATCCtgctctggcaacctgctgtcacaagGCGTGGCCAACTCCATGAATAATGTGATAGCCACACACAGGAAACACTTGTGAGCATCAGTACTATGCAGGCAACCATGATGAATAATGTCAATTATAGTTATTTTGAGTTTCAAATTATTGATAATGTAGCAGACACTCGTTTCATTGATTTATAAGgtcgctgattatgattattacaGAGCCTTGGTGCTGCCCTCAGCAGAGAAAAAGCAACTCAGCAGCCGTCTGTGACACcattaataatttgaaactcaaAACCAACTCTAAGTAACAGTATTGCTGCCTGCACGTCACTGGCACTGACAGCTGCTTCCCACACGCAGGCTTCACGTGTCATCCACAAAGTCAGATGTGGCGTGTGGCAACAGGCTGGTAGAGCACGGTGATGCATGGCACAGACTCAGGTGCCACTACCACAAAGGATCAGCACTCCCAGACTCCCTGCAGGCCCGCCACACAGGCCTAGTGTTCTCGGTAATGTTCACACCTTGAATT
This sequence is a window from Eriocheir sinensis breed Jianghai 21 chromosome 1, ASM2467909v1, whole genome shotgun sequence. Protein-coding genes within it:
- the LOC127000692 gene encoding uncharacterized protein LOC127000692 isoform X10 gives rise to the protein MEARHAPQQATATPKPLVFAKMEALVREMQDPETGVPIRSQKLFLTSIPSAFMGYDLIEWLLERLEIEDSAEAIHLANLLCQYGYFFPVGESRSLIVKDDSSLYRFQTPYYWPSQNHSADTTDYAIYLTKRLSRNKQKHGLEDYELEAYNKLKKALAHKWDFITMQAEEQVKLAKDRKKGDKIVTDSQERAYWRVYRPPPGFTNCLETAPVPDKTNMANRVRKKTIEDLKKDKKFLEAALDRTRQKLSQVAESLLSYSEIYFEYDPLLNCPQPSNPWHSDEITYWVLNDAIVDVPTEKRVRRWGLSMEELISDVMGQTEFTAYLRKEYCHENIRFVEAVQQLRWGPSSNMSDKVKNIYEEFLKPGAPCEINIDGKTMELTQLLMKEPNRFTYDLASEHVYLLLLKKDCYPRFLRSEQYKTLLANAIQPSQKKRFFSFGGPGKKKISTPVAPNNISSQALQPLKRHGSDDQAVSQAGLGPHGNTGSFGESSGGVHLGGPTTTKLDCDLPYSCSDQQSSAPVEVSQSNTICPWDDNTEVTATNICPWESSAPPSSSTANIPPAKLADQRLTNPKLRPDRSKSVDVSSLGKRQGSVSQAPSLGPVPSEGHPTASVCPWENQELPNRTTEKSKSIDVDVCPWETEPEKKSSTCSAPGIMAGDLQVTCVGTSLPRQQEHSDKSVVGVVLISKEKGTRDMSRPPCERKISIQVCPWEEVEEEDSQTSDTHSSSFSEKAQSESKVEQATKVKEKYLAMNTNAPVNCGSNEGHSKPENLPMQTQYEGRQGVSSEGTSSPSSTCSSSSYSDSRRIKIDYTVRSGHLPGQYGLPVSPTPASHISPASQQMQHGHASTTLSSGNTSTTSSNSSTAGTHHMRAESPRDTDRLPHPSEEGSKPPSPRVAANVVAPWEENPAQKVTDICPWEDEESCKVDTPFVKTYATLGYL
- the LOC127000692 gene encoding uncharacterized protein LOC127000692 isoform X9, with product MEARHAPQQATATPKPLVFAKMEALVREMQDPETGVPIRSQKLFLTSIPSAFMGYDLIEWLLERLEIEDSAAEAIHLANLLCQYGYFFPVGESRSLIVKDDSSLYRFQTPYYWPSQNHSADTTDYAIYLTKRLSRNKQKHGLEDYELEAYNKLKKALAHKWDFITMQAEEQVKLAKDRKKGDKIVTDSQERAYWRVYRPPPGFTNCLETAPVPDKTNMANRVRKKTIEDLKKDKKFLEAALDRTRQKLSQVAESLLSYSEIYFEYDPLLNCPQPSNPWHSDEITYWVLNDAIVDVPTEKRVRRWGLSMEELISDVMGQTEFTAYLRKEYCHENIRFVEAVQQLRWGPSSNMSDKVKNIYEEFLKPGAPCEINIDGKTMELTQLLMKEPNRFTYDLASEHVYLLLLKKDCYPRFLRSEQYKTLLANAIQPSQKKRPNSMLVRLMAPSMMLAPGVDGRSSLQMFFSFGGPGKKKISTPVAPNNISSQALQPLKRHGSDDQAVSQAGLGPHGNTGSFGESSGGVHLGGPTTTKLDCDLPYSCSDQQSSAPVEVSQSNTICPWDDNTEVTATNICPWESSAPPSSSTANIPPAKLADQRLTNPKLRPDRSKSVDVSSLGKRQGSVSQAPSLGPVPSEGHPTASVCPWENQELPNRTTEKSKSIDVDVCPWETEPEKKSSTCSAPGIMAGDLQVTCVGTSLPRQQEHSDKSVVGVVLISKEKGTRDMSRPPCERKISIQVCPWEEVEEEDSQTSDTHSSSFSEKAQSESKVEQATKVKEKYLAMNTNAPVNCGSNEGHSKPENLPMQTQYEGRQGVSSEGTSSPSSTCSSSSYSDSRRIKIDYTVRSGHLPGQYGLPVSPTPASHISPASQQMQHGHASTTLSSGNTSTTSSNSSTAGTHHMRAESPRDTDRLPHPSEEGSKPPSPRVAANVVAPWEENPAQKVTDICPWEDEESCKVDTPFVKTYATLGYL
- the LOC127000692 gene encoding regulator of G-protein signaling 9-like isoform X6, encoding MEARHAPQQATATPKPLVFAKMEALVREMQDPETGVPIRSQKLFLTSIPSAFMGYDLIEWLLERLEIEDSAEAIHLANLLCQYGYFFPVGESRSLIVKDDSSLYRFQTPYYWPSQNHSADTTDYAIYLTKRLSRNKQKHGLEDYELEAYNKLKKALAHKWDFITMQAEEQVKLAKDRKKGDKIVTDSQERAYWRVYRPPPGFTNCLETAPVPDKTNMANRVRKKTIEDLKKDKKFLEAALDRTRQKLSQVAESLLSYSEIYFEYDPLLNCPQPSNPWHSDEITYWVLNDAIVDVPTEKRVRRWGLSMEELISDVMGQTEFTAYLRKEYCHENIRFVEAVQQLRWGPSSNMSDKVKNIYEEFLKPGAPCEINIDGKTMELTQLLMKEPNRFTYDLASEHVYLLLLKKDCYPRFLRSEQYKTLLANAIQPSQKKRPNSMLVRLMAPSMMLAPGVDGRSSLQIRFFSFGGPGKKKISTPVAPNNISSQALQPLKRHGSDDQAVSQAGLGPHGNTGSFGESSGGVHLGGPTTTKLDCDLPYSCSDQQSSAPVEVSQSNTICPWDDNTEVTATNICPWESSAPPSSSTANIPPAKLADQRLTNPKLRPDRSKSVDVSSLGKRQGSVSQAPSLGPVPSEGHPTASVCPWENQELPNRTTEKSKSIDVDVCPWETEPEKKSSTCSAPGIMAGDLQVTCVGTSLPRQQEHSDKSVVGVVLISKEKGTRDMSRPPCERKISIQVCPWEEVEEEDSQTSDTHSSSFSEKAQSESKVEQATKVKEKYLAMNTNAPVNCGSNEGHSKPENLPMQTQYEGRQGVSSEGTSSPSSTCSSSSYSDSRRIKIDYTVRSGHLPGQYGLPVSPTPASHISPASQQMQHGHASTTLSSGNTSTTSSNSSTAGTHHMRAESPRDTDRLPHPSEEGSKPPSPRVAANVVAPWEENPAQKVTDICPWEDEESCKVDTPFVKTYATLGYL
- the LOC127000692 gene encoding uncharacterized protein LOC127000692 isoform X7; amino-acid sequence: MEARHAPQQATATPKPLVFAKMEALVREMQDPETGVPIRSQKLFLTSIPSAFMASPSLVAAVATPACLVRGDQSSMFKGYDLIEWLLERLEIEDSAAEAIHLANLLCQYGYFFPVGESRSLIVKDDSSLYRFQTPYYWPSQNHSADTTDYAIYLTKRLSRNKQKHGLEDYELEAYNKLKKALAHKWDFITMQAEEQVKLAKDRKKGDKIVTDSQERAYWRVYRPPPGFTNCLETAPVPDKTNMANRVRKKTIEDLKKDKKFLEAALDRTRQKLSQVAESLLSYSEIYFEYDPLLNCPQPSNPWHSDEITYWVLNDAIVDVPTEKRVRRWGLSMEELISDVMGQTEFTAYLRKEYCHENIRFVEAVQQLRWGPSSNMSDKVKNIYEEFLKPGAPCEINIDGKTMELTQLLMKEPNRFTYDLASEHVYLLLLKKDCYPRFLRSEQYKTLLANAIQPSQKKSRFFSFGGPGKKKISTPVAPNNISSQALQPLKRHGSDDQAVSQAGLGPHGNTGSFGESSGGVHLGGPTTTKLDCDLPYSCSDQQSSAPVEVSQSNTICPWDDNTEVTATNICPWESSAPPSSSTANIPPAKLADQRLTNPKLRPDRSKSVDVSSLGKRQGSVSQAPSLGPVPSEGHPTASVCPWENQELPNRTTEKSKSIDVDVCPWETEPEKKSSTCSAPGIMAGDLQVTCVGTSLPRQQEHSDKSVVGVVLISKEKGTRDMSRPPCERKISIQVCPWEEVEEEDSQTSDTHSSSFSEKAQSESKVEQATKVKEKYLAMNTNAPVNCGSNEGHSKPENLPMQTQYEGRQGVSSEGTSSPSSTCSSSSYSDSRRIKIDYTVRSGHLPGQYGLPVSPTPASHISPASQQMQHGHASTTLSSGNTSTTSSNSSTAGTHHMRAESPRDTDRLPHPSEEGSKPPSPRVAANVVAPWEENPAQKVTDICPWEDEESCKVDTPFVKTYATLGYL
- the LOC127000692 gene encoding regulator of G-protein signaling 9-like isoform X5, yielding MEARHAPQQATATPKPLVFAKMEALVREMQDPETGVPIRSQKLFLTSIPSAFMGYDLIEWLLERLEIEDSAAEAIHLANLLCQYGYFFPVGESRSLIVKDDSSLYRFQTPYYWPSQNHSADTTDYAIYLTKRLSRNKQKHGLEDYELEAYNKLKKALAHKWDFITMQAEEQVKLAKDRKKGDKIVTDSQERAYWRVYRPPPGFTNCLETAPVPDKTNMANRVRKKTIEDLKKDKKFLEAALDRTRQKLSQVAESLLSYSEIYFEYDPLLNCPQPSNPWHSDEITYWVLNDAIVDVPTEKRVRRWGLSMEELISDVMGQTEFTAYLRKEYCHENIRFVEAVQQLRWGPSSNMSDKVKNIYEEFLKPGAPCEINIDGKTMELTQLLMKEPNRFTYDLASEHVYLLLLKKDCYPRFLRSEQYKTLLANAIQPSQKKRPNSMLVRLMAPSMMLAPGVDGRSSLQIRFFSFGGPGKKKISTPVAPNNISSQALQPLKRHGSDDQAVSQAGLGPHGNTGSFGESSGGVHLGGPTTTKLDCDLPYSCSDQQSSAPVEVSQSNTICPWDDNTEVTATNICPWESSAPPSSSTANIPPAKLADQRLTNPKLRPDRSKSVDVSSLGKRQGSVSQAPSLGPVPSEGHPTASVCPWENQELPNRTTEKSKSIDVDVCPWETEPEKKSSTCSAPGIMAGDLQVTCVGTSLPRQQEHSDKSVVGVVLISKEKGTRDMSRPPCERKISIQVCPWEEVEEEDSQTSDTHSSSFSEKAQSESKVEQATKVKEKYLAMNTNAPVNCGSNEGHSKPENLPMQTQYEGRQGVSSEGTSSPSSTCSSSSYSDSRRIKIDYTVRSGHLPGQYGLPVSPTPASHISPASQQMQHGHASTTLSSGNTSTTSSNSSTAGTHHMRAESPRDTDRLPHPSEEGSKPPSPRVAANVVAPWEENPAQKVTDICPWEDEESCKVDTPFVKTYATLGYL
- the LOC127000692 gene encoding uncharacterized protein LOC127000692 isoform X8; the encoded protein is MEARHAPQQATATPKPLVFAKMEALVREMQDPETGVPIRSQKLFLTSIPSAFMASPSLVAAVATPACLVRGDQSSMFKGYDLIEWLLERLEIEDSAAEAIHLANLLCQYGYFFPVGESRSLIVKDDSSLYRFQTPYYWPSQNHSADTTDYAIYLTKRLSRNKQKHGLEDYELEAYNKLKKALAHKWDFITMQAEEQVKLAKDRKKGDKIVTDSQERAYWRVYRPPPGFTNCLETAPVPDKTNMANRVRKKTIEDLKKDKKFLEAALDRTRQKLSQVAESLLSYSEIYFEYDPLLNCPQPSNPWHSDEITYWVLNDAIVDVPTEKRVRRWGLSMEELISDVMGQTEFTAYLRKEYCHENIRFVEAVQQLRWGPSSNMSDKVKNIYEEFLKPGAPCEINIDGKTMELTQLLMKEPNRFTYDLASEHVYLLLLKKDCYPRFLRSEQYKTLLANAIQPSQKKRFFSFGGPGKKKISTPVAPNNISSQALQPLKRHGSDDQAVSQAGLGPHGNTGSFGESSGGVHLGGPTTTKLDCDLPYSCSDQQSSAPVEVSQSNTICPWDDNTEVTATNICPWESSAPPSSSTANIPPAKLADQRLTNPKLRPDRSKSVDVSSLGKRQGSVSQAPSLGPVPSEGHPTASVCPWENQELPNRTTEKSKSIDVDVCPWETEPEKKSSTCSAPGIMAGDLQVTCVGTSLPRQQEHSDKSVVGVVLISKEKGTRDMSRPPCERKISIQVCPWEEVEEEDSQTSDTHSSSFSEKAQSESKVEQATKVKEKYLAMNTNAPVNCGSNEGHSKPENLPMQTQYEGRQGVSSEGTSSPSSTCSSSSYSDSRRIKIDYTVRSGHLPGQYGLPVSPTPASHISPASQQMQHGHASTTLSSGNTSTTSSNSSTAGTHHMRAESPRDTDRLPHPSEEGSKPPSPRVAANVVAPWEENPAQKVTDICPWEDEESCKVDTPFVKTYATLGYL